The Atribacter laminatus genome contains the following window.
AATATATCAATAATGATTTTTCCCCTGCAAAGCCAGATGGATCTTGAAACTCTTGCCAATATGTATACTCAACAATCCCAATACCAGATTCCAAATCTTCAAGCTGTTCAGTCACAAAACATTACCATAGGAAATGTTCCAGCGAAGTATGCCCTTTATACCGGTTCAATGCAACAAATGAACATGGCGTTTTTAGTTGTCTATATTATCAATCAAAATCAAGCTTATATACTTCAATGCACTTCCGATGCTAATAAATATCAGCAGTATCAAGCTGTATTTAGTCAAGTGTTAGGTTCATTTAGTTTCATGGCAGTTCAACCAACACCCTTTCAACAGCAACAACCCTTTCAACAACAACAGCCCTTCCCACAACAGGAACCCCTTCAACAGCAACAACCTTTTCAACAGCAACAACAGCCCTTTCAACAGCAACAGCCATTAGTACCAGAACAGCAACTTCCATTTATTCCTGAACAAACACCACAAACCAACCTCCCCCAGTTTGACCAACCAAGCATTCAACAAACACCGCCAACTCAAGATGCCTTACCACAATTTGATTAAAAGAGCCGCCATTAACGAATTTTAAAAAAATGTAAAGGATTAGATAAAAAAGCTTATTACAAGACCACAGGTTTCGGGAGGGTCGATTTAGATGAAAATGAAATTGTGGTTATT
Protein-coding sequences here:
- a CDS encoding PsbP-related protein, which translates into the protein MFKKVVFILMVIFIFSFSYNVYGQNFVPYQNPQKGFSIQVPAGWQQSAQNFYGQEVIYFISPMESQQDYFQENISIMIFPLQSQMDLETLANMYTQQSQYQIPNLQAVQSQNITIGNVPAKYALYTGSMQQMNMAFLVVYIINQNQAYILQCTSDANKYQQYQAVFSQVLGSFSFMAVQPTPFQQQQPFQQQQPFPQQEPLQQQQPFQQQQQPFQQQQPLVPEQQLPFIPEQTPQTNLPQFDQPSIQQTPPTQDALPQFD